One stretch of Clavelina lepadiformis chromosome 6, kaClaLepa1.1, whole genome shotgun sequence DNA includes these proteins:
- the LOC143462079 gene encoding protein FAM161B-like isoform X2 encodes MDAHSLSKFAIASVKPPVIAGTKFCQTLHDKNDDNEIDCFVQKHFEEDTMFVNQPEPPNFRKVNQVERVGLQALEVNRDTLTAEFYGKIQKLKKEHQKTLSLLNQYYVTSGGRCHSDIATYDHFGNKKMNDLIPDYVEYTRHNTLLHGTRPDQEADLVPGFTAKGQVRFKSETESHVRSSEDESEEVAGADSSHGDSMEVVNQMWENFSLDNYMEKDNKRPVKKNLKVRPTSAPVKQREWSPVITIPEPFNMTLREEMKKGKSHTRSSREVSSRQQQREEEERLELSRQTKARDPPAHIYLPLYDEMKERREQRSRFNKEYSAATLMTMQRPFSFAERDEQKIKLKKQKEKEKDQKELIKIKKMSMFEASRVPYSVHDPTVSDKLVEEELYRKIKIKLRSEDLMRMSALPPRMQAHDLMAADKRRKWQHDVDRRTTYSFRPKTHDIPDFDVLHKKDELEMFSRKAEQETTVVEPFNLRTSERSKQRSIVRDKELKELEDSWEEDNIRRKRRTYSGKSSQFTDSIPARMTDSARLRIENMRRSLQEADVVIARAKEEERDREERRRNLAHRVAQKSMMNDTSASFATSQDEKLRRYRKELRERQRRYNKFLEEVKQRVDERPLLFEQHAEKVAKAKAEKRFQDILETSGLDNDFVENKTRRSLESDSFEPLSSHDLRSTNDSEVVGVTLRSTKYDVDSGSSDDESSDDVTDDDTKEDTVVKEVVFA; translated from the exons ATGGATGCTCATTCTTTGTCAAAGTTTGCGATTGCTTCAGTGAAACCTCCGGTGATTGCTGGAACTAAATTCTGCCAAACTCTACATGATAAGAATGATGACAATGAAATCGACTGCTTTGTGCAG AAACATTTCGAAGAAGACACAATGTTCGTCAATCAACCGGAACCACCAAATTTTCGGAAAGTGAACCAGGTGGAgcgcgttggtttgcaagcgTTGGAGGTAAATCGGGACACGTTGACGGCTGAGTTTTACGGCAAAATTCAGAAATTGAAGAAGGAACACCAGAAGACACTGTCATTGCTCAACCAATATTATGTCACTTCTGGGGGAAG ATGTCATTCGGATATTGCGACTTACGACCACTTCGGCAATAAAAAGATGAACGACCTGATCCCGGATTATGTGGAGTACACGAGACACAACACTCTTCTTCATGGGACCAGACCTGACCAAGAGGCTGACCTTGTTCCCGGCTTCACTGCTAAAGGTCAAGTTCGGTTCAAAAGTGAAACAGAGAGTCATGTGAGGTCATCGGAGGATGAGTCAGAGGAAGTAGCCGGTGCCGACTCATCACATGGTGACTCGATGGAAGTCGTTAACCAGATGTGGGAAAACTTTTCGTTAGATAATTACATGGAGAAAGACAATAAAAGACCAGTTAAAAAGAATTTGAAAGTGAGACCAACCAGCGCACCAGTGAAGCAGCGAGAATGGTCGCCGGTAATCACCATCCCGGAACCATTCAATATGACACTGCGCGAGGAAATGAAGAAGGGAAAGTCCCACACCAG ATCATCGAGGGAAGTGTCGTCGCGGCAACAGCAGCGAGAGGAGGAGGAGCGCTTGGAGTTGTCGAGGCAGACAAAGGCCCGAGACCCCCCGGCCCACATCTACCTCCCATTGTACGACGAGATGAAGGAAAGGAGGGAGCAGAGGTCAAGGTTCAACAAAGAATATTCCGCCGCCACGCTGATGACAATGCAACGACCATTCTCATTCGCTGAACGTGACGAACAGAAAATCAAACTAAAG AAACAAAAAGAGAAAGAAAAAGACCAAAAGGAactcattaaaataaagaagaTGTCCATGTTTGAGGCGAGTCGTGTACCATACAGTGTCCATGATCCGACAGTTTCAGACAAACTCGTAGAAGAAGAACTCTATCGCAAGATCAAGATTAAGTTGAG ATCAGAGGATTTAATGCGCATGTCGGCCCTCCCACCGAGAATGCAAGCTCATGACCTGATGGCAGCGGACAAGCGCAGGAAGTGGCAACACGACGTCGATCGACGGACAACTTATTCATTCCGCCCGAAGACCCACGACATTCCTGATTTTGATGTGTTGCACAAAAAAGATGAACTTGAGATGTTTTCCCGCAAGGCGGAGCAAGAAACAACAGTTGTGGAGCCGTTCAATTTAAGAACTTCAGAACGATCGAAACAACGCTCAATTGTTCGTGATAAAGAGCTGAAGGAGTTGGAAGATAGCTGGGAGGAGGATAacataagaagaaaaagaagaacgTACTCCGGAAAATCTTCGCAGTTTACAG ATTCGATTCCGGCTCGGATGACAGATTCAGCTCGTCTTCGGATTGAGAACATGAGGCGGTCGCTCCAAGAAGCGGATGTTGTGATTGCGAGGGCAAAGGAGGAGGAGAGAGATCGTGAGGAGAGGAGGAGAAATCTTGCACACAGAGTTGCTCAGAAGTCGATGATGAACGACACGAGCGCATCATTCGCAACATCACAGGATGAGAAGCTGAGGAGATACAG GAAAGAACTCCGTGAGCGCCAGAGAAGATACAACAAATTCCTGGAGGAAGTGAAGCAGAGAGTGGATGAGAGACCCCTCCTCTTTGAGCAGCACGCCGAG AAAGTGGCAAAAGCAAAAGCAGAGAAGAGGTTCCAAGACATTCTTGAAACGTCTGGACTTGACAacgattttgttgaaaataaaactcgTCGTAGTCTCGAATCAGACAGCTTTGAACCTCTTTCATCACATGACCTTCGTTCAACCAATGACAGTGAAGTAGTTGGCGTCACCTTACGGAg CACGAAATATGATGTTGATAGTGGTTCTTCGGATGATGAAAGCAGTGATGACGTCACCGACGATGATACAAAAGAGGATACTGTGGTCAAGGAAGTTGTGTTTGCTTAG
- the LOC143462079 gene encoding protein FAM161B-like isoform X1 encodes MDAHSLSKFAIASVKPPVIAGTKFCQTLHDKNDDNEIDCFVQKHFEEDTMFVNQPEPPNFRKVNQVERVGLQALEVNRDTLTAEFYGKIQKLKKEHQKTLSLLNQYYVTSGGRCHSDIATYDHFGNKKMNDLIPDYVEYTRHNTLLHGTRPDQEADLVPGFTAKGQVRFKSETESHVRSSEDESEEVAGADSSHGDSMEVVNQMWENFSLDNYMEKDNKRPVKKNLKVRPTSAPVKQREWSPVITIPEPFNMTLREEMKKGKSHTRSSREVSSRQQQREEEERLELSRQTKARDPPAHIYLPLYDEMKERREQRSRFNKEYSAATLMTMQRPFSFAERDEQKIKLKKQKEKEKDQKELIKIKKMSMFEASRVPYSVHDPTVSDKLVEEELYRKIKIKLRSEDLMRMSALPPRMQAHDLMAADKRRKWQHDVDRRTTYSFRPKTHDIPDFDVLHKKDELEMFSRKAEQETTVVEPFNLRTSERSKQRSIVRDKELKELEDSWEEDNIRRKRRTYSGKSSQFTDSIPARMTDSARLRIENMRRSLQEADVVIARAKEEERDREERRRNLAHRVAQKSMMNDTSASFATSQDEKLRRYRKELRERQRRYNKFLEEVKQRVDERPLLFEQHAEKVAKAKAEKRFQDILETSGLDNDFVENKTRRSLESDSFEPLSSHDLRSTNDSEVVGVTLRSSTKYDVDSGSSDDESSDDVTDDDTKEDTVVKEVVFA; translated from the exons ATGGATGCTCATTCTTTGTCAAAGTTTGCGATTGCTTCAGTGAAACCTCCGGTGATTGCTGGAACTAAATTCTGCCAAACTCTACATGATAAGAATGATGACAATGAAATCGACTGCTTTGTGCAG AAACATTTCGAAGAAGACACAATGTTCGTCAATCAACCGGAACCACCAAATTTTCGGAAAGTGAACCAGGTGGAgcgcgttggtttgcaagcgTTGGAGGTAAATCGGGACACGTTGACGGCTGAGTTTTACGGCAAAATTCAGAAATTGAAGAAGGAACACCAGAAGACACTGTCATTGCTCAACCAATATTATGTCACTTCTGGGGGAAG ATGTCATTCGGATATTGCGACTTACGACCACTTCGGCAATAAAAAGATGAACGACCTGATCCCGGATTATGTGGAGTACACGAGACACAACACTCTTCTTCATGGGACCAGACCTGACCAAGAGGCTGACCTTGTTCCCGGCTTCACTGCTAAAGGTCAAGTTCGGTTCAAAAGTGAAACAGAGAGTCATGTGAGGTCATCGGAGGATGAGTCAGAGGAAGTAGCCGGTGCCGACTCATCACATGGTGACTCGATGGAAGTCGTTAACCAGATGTGGGAAAACTTTTCGTTAGATAATTACATGGAGAAAGACAATAAAAGACCAGTTAAAAAGAATTTGAAAGTGAGACCAACCAGCGCACCAGTGAAGCAGCGAGAATGGTCGCCGGTAATCACCATCCCGGAACCATTCAATATGACACTGCGCGAGGAAATGAAGAAGGGAAAGTCCCACACCAG ATCATCGAGGGAAGTGTCGTCGCGGCAACAGCAGCGAGAGGAGGAGGAGCGCTTGGAGTTGTCGAGGCAGACAAAGGCCCGAGACCCCCCGGCCCACATCTACCTCCCATTGTACGACGAGATGAAGGAAAGGAGGGAGCAGAGGTCAAGGTTCAACAAAGAATATTCCGCCGCCACGCTGATGACAATGCAACGACCATTCTCATTCGCTGAACGTGACGAACAGAAAATCAAACTAAAG AAACAAAAAGAGAAAGAAAAAGACCAAAAGGAactcattaaaataaagaagaTGTCCATGTTTGAGGCGAGTCGTGTACCATACAGTGTCCATGATCCGACAGTTTCAGACAAACTCGTAGAAGAAGAACTCTATCGCAAGATCAAGATTAAGTTGAG ATCAGAGGATTTAATGCGCATGTCGGCCCTCCCACCGAGAATGCAAGCTCATGACCTGATGGCAGCGGACAAGCGCAGGAAGTGGCAACACGACGTCGATCGACGGACAACTTATTCATTCCGCCCGAAGACCCACGACATTCCTGATTTTGATGTGTTGCACAAAAAAGATGAACTTGAGATGTTTTCCCGCAAGGCGGAGCAAGAAACAACAGTTGTGGAGCCGTTCAATTTAAGAACTTCAGAACGATCGAAACAACGCTCAATTGTTCGTGATAAAGAGCTGAAGGAGTTGGAAGATAGCTGGGAGGAGGATAacataagaagaaaaagaagaacgTACTCCGGAAAATCTTCGCAGTTTACAG ATTCGATTCCGGCTCGGATGACAGATTCAGCTCGTCTTCGGATTGAGAACATGAGGCGGTCGCTCCAAGAAGCGGATGTTGTGATTGCGAGGGCAAAGGAGGAGGAGAGAGATCGTGAGGAGAGGAGGAGAAATCTTGCACACAGAGTTGCTCAGAAGTCGATGATGAACGACACGAGCGCATCATTCGCAACATCACAGGATGAGAAGCTGAGGAGATACAG GAAAGAACTCCGTGAGCGCCAGAGAAGATACAACAAATTCCTGGAGGAAGTGAAGCAGAGAGTGGATGAGAGACCCCTCCTCTTTGAGCAGCACGCCGAG AAAGTGGCAAAAGCAAAAGCAGAGAAGAGGTTCCAAGACATTCTTGAAACGTCTGGACTTGACAacgattttgttgaaaataaaactcgTCGTAGTCTCGAATCAGACAGCTTTGAACCTCTTTCATCACATGACCTTCGTTCAACCAATGACAGTGAAGTAGTTGGCGTCACCTTACGGAg CAGCACGAAATATGATGTTGATAGTGGTTCTTCGGATGATGAAAGCAGTGATGACGTCACCGACGATGATACAAAAGAGGATACTGTGGTCAAGGAAGTTGTGTTTGCTTAG
- the LOC143462079 gene encoding protein FAM161B-like isoform X3 produces the protein MDAHSLSKFAIASVKPPVIAGTKFCQTLHDKNDDNEIDCFVQKHFEEDTMFVNQPEPPNFRKVNQVERVGLQALEVNRDTLTAEFYGKIQKLKKEHQKTLSLLNQYYVTSGGRCHSDIATYDHFGNKKMNDLIPDYVEYTRHNTLLHGTRPDQEADLVPGFTAKGQVRFKSETESHVRSSEDESEEVAGADSSHGDSMEVVNQMWENFSLDNYMEKDNKRPVKKNLKVRPTSAPVKQREWSPVITIPEPFNMTLREEMKKGKSHTRSSREVSSRQQQREEEERLELSRQTKARDPPAHIYLPLYDEMKERREQRSRFNKEYSAATLMTMQRPFSFAERDEQKIKLKKQKEKEKDQKELIKIKKMSMFEASRVPYSVHDPTVSDKLVEEELYRKIKIKLRSEDLMRMSALPPRMQAHDLMAADKRRKWQHDVDRRTTYSFRPKTHDIPDFDVLHKKDELEMFSRKAEQETTVVEPFNLRTSERSKQRSIVRDKELKELEDSWEEDNIRRKRRTYSGKSSQFTDSIPARMTDSARLRIENMRRSLQEADVVIARAKEEERDREERRRNLAHRVAQKSMMNDTSASFATSQDEKLRRYRKELRERQRRYNKFLEEVKQRVDERPLLFEQHAENFCECGDAS, from the exons ATGGATGCTCATTCTTTGTCAAAGTTTGCGATTGCTTCAGTGAAACCTCCGGTGATTGCTGGAACTAAATTCTGCCAAACTCTACATGATAAGAATGATGACAATGAAATCGACTGCTTTGTGCAG AAACATTTCGAAGAAGACACAATGTTCGTCAATCAACCGGAACCACCAAATTTTCGGAAAGTGAACCAGGTGGAgcgcgttggtttgcaagcgTTGGAGGTAAATCGGGACACGTTGACGGCTGAGTTTTACGGCAAAATTCAGAAATTGAAGAAGGAACACCAGAAGACACTGTCATTGCTCAACCAATATTATGTCACTTCTGGGGGAAG ATGTCATTCGGATATTGCGACTTACGACCACTTCGGCAATAAAAAGATGAACGACCTGATCCCGGATTATGTGGAGTACACGAGACACAACACTCTTCTTCATGGGACCAGACCTGACCAAGAGGCTGACCTTGTTCCCGGCTTCACTGCTAAAGGTCAAGTTCGGTTCAAAAGTGAAACAGAGAGTCATGTGAGGTCATCGGAGGATGAGTCAGAGGAAGTAGCCGGTGCCGACTCATCACATGGTGACTCGATGGAAGTCGTTAACCAGATGTGGGAAAACTTTTCGTTAGATAATTACATGGAGAAAGACAATAAAAGACCAGTTAAAAAGAATTTGAAAGTGAGACCAACCAGCGCACCAGTGAAGCAGCGAGAATGGTCGCCGGTAATCACCATCCCGGAACCATTCAATATGACACTGCGCGAGGAAATGAAGAAGGGAAAGTCCCACACCAG ATCATCGAGGGAAGTGTCGTCGCGGCAACAGCAGCGAGAGGAGGAGGAGCGCTTGGAGTTGTCGAGGCAGACAAAGGCCCGAGACCCCCCGGCCCACATCTACCTCCCATTGTACGACGAGATGAAGGAAAGGAGGGAGCAGAGGTCAAGGTTCAACAAAGAATATTCCGCCGCCACGCTGATGACAATGCAACGACCATTCTCATTCGCTGAACGTGACGAACAGAAAATCAAACTAAAG AAACAAAAAGAGAAAGAAAAAGACCAAAAGGAactcattaaaataaagaagaTGTCCATGTTTGAGGCGAGTCGTGTACCATACAGTGTCCATGATCCGACAGTTTCAGACAAACTCGTAGAAGAAGAACTCTATCGCAAGATCAAGATTAAGTTGAG ATCAGAGGATTTAATGCGCATGTCGGCCCTCCCACCGAGAATGCAAGCTCATGACCTGATGGCAGCGGACAAGCGCAGGAAGTGGCAACACGACGTCGATCGACGGACAACTTATTCATTCCGCCCGAAGACCCACGACATTCCTGATTTTGATGTGTTGCACAAAAAAGATGAACTTGAGATGTTTTCCCGCAAGGCGGAGCAAGAAACAACAGTTGTGGAGCCGTTCAATTTAAGAACTTCAGAACGATCGAAACAACGCTCAATTGTTCGTGATAAAGAGCTGAAGGAGTTGGAAGATAGCTGGGAGGAGGATAacataagaagaaaaagaagaacgTACTCCGGAAAATCTTCGCAGTTTACAG ATTCGATTCCGGCTCGGATGACAGATTCAGCTCGTCTTCGGATTGAGAACATGAGGCGGTCGCTCCAAGAAGCGGATGTTGTGATTGCGAGGGCAAAGGAGGAGGAGAGAGATCGTGAGGAGAGGAGGAGAAATCTTGCACACAGAGTTGCTCAGAAGTCGATGATGAACGACACGAGCGCATCATTCGCAACATCACAGGATGAGAAGCTGAGGAGATACAG GAAAGAACTCCGTGAGCGCCAGAGAAGATACAACAAATTCCTGGAGGAAGTGAAGCAGAGAGTGGATGAGAGACCCCTCCTCTTTGAGCAGCACGCCGAG AACTTCTGTGAATGTGGTGATGCTTCGTAA